One Bifidobacterium crudilactis genomic region harbors:
- the adhE gene encoding bifunctional acetaldehyde-CoA/alcohol dehydrogenase, translating to MNTVAAKTAPAATPEPSDAEREVDALVSRGLVALKKFERLNQEQVDRIVAKASIAALNQHLVLAKLAVEETGRGLVEDKATKNIFACEHVTNHLVKQRTVGVISEDDIDGIVEVAEPVGVVAGVTPVTNPTSTAIFKSLIALKTRCPIVFGFHPFAQKCSVAAARVVRDAAIAAGAPEDCIQWVEHPSIEATGALMKHPGIATILATGGPGMVKAAYSSGKPALGVGAGNAPAYVDRNVNVKRAVNDLILSKHFDYGMICATEQAIIAHVDIYDRLIAEMKHRKAYFVSGDEKAKLEQYMFGCTAYSGDKPKLNSVVPGKSPQYIAEQAGFSIPADATILAAECKEVGEMEPLTMEKLAPVQAVLKAKDKDHAFVMCEQMLVHGAGHTAAIHTDDEELVREYGLRMHACRIIWNQPSSLGGIGDIYNAIAPSLTLGCGSYGGNSVSGNVQAVNLINVKRIARRNNNMQWFKIPSKTYFEANAVRYLRDMYGIRKAVIVCDKVMEQLGIVDKVIDQLRARPELVTFRIIDYVEPEPSVETVERGAKMMREEFEPDTIIAVGGGSPMDAAKIMWLLYEHPEISFADVREKFFDIRKRAFKIPPLGTKAKLVCIPTSSGTGSEVTPFAVITDHKTGYKYPITDYALTPSVAIVDPVLARTQPRRLASDAGFDALTHTFEAYASVYANDFTDAMALHGAKLVWDNLDNAVNSEDPETRKAAQEKMHNAATMAGMAFGSAFLGMCHAMAHTIGALCHIAHGRTNSILLPYVIRYNAEVPEEPTSWPKYSEYIAAERYQDIARNLGLKCDTPETAVEALATAVEDYRDNRLGMDPTFQAAGVDEEYFWSVLDQIGMRAYEDQCAPANPRIPQIEDMKDIAIAAYYGITQEAAHAKRVEREGAAATEEASERA from the coding sequence GTGAATACGGTAGCGGCCAAAACAGCGCCGGCTGCAACCCCCGAACCGTCTGATGCCGAGCGCGAGGTCGATGCGCTGGTTTCCCGAGGTCTGGTGGCGCTCAAGAAGTTTGAGAGGCTGAATCAGGAGCAGGTTGACCGCATCGTGGCGAAGGCGTCGATTGCGGCGTTGAATCAGCATCTGGTGCTGGCGAAGCTGGCGGTGGAGGAGACCGGTCGTGGTTTGGTCGAGGATAAGGCCACGAAGAACATCTTCGCGTGCGAGCATGTGACGAACCATCTGGTCAAGCAGCGTACGGTGGGTGTCATCAGCGAGGATGACATCGATGGCATCGTTGAGGTCGCGGAGCCTGTGGGTGTGGTCGCGGGTGTGACCCCGGTGACGAATCCGACATCGACGGCGATTTTCAAGTCCTTGATTGCGTTGAAGACGCGTTGCCCGATTGTGTTCGGTTTCCATCCCTTCGCGCAGAAGTGTTCCGTTGCGGCGGCGCGTGTGGTGCGTGACGCGGCGATTGCTGCGGGTGCGCCCGAGGATTGCATCCAGTGGGTCGAGCATCCCTCGATTGAGGCGACGGGCGCGCTGATGAAGCATCCGGGCATCGCCACGATTCTGGCCACCGGTGGACCGGGCATGGTGAAGGCCGCGTATTCCTCGGGCAAGCCCGCCCTGGGTGTGGGTGCGGGCAACGCTCCGGCGTATGTGGACCGGAATGTGAACGTGAAGCGCGCGGTGAACGACCTGATTCTGTCGAAGCATTTCGATTACGGGATGATCTGCGCGACCGAGCAGGCCATTATCGCTCACGTCGACATCTATGACCGTCTGATTGCCGAGATGAAGCATCGGAAGGCCTATTTCGTGTCCGGCGACGAGAAGGCGAAGCTCGAGCAGTACATGTTCGGCTGCACCGCGTATTCGGGAGACAAGCCGAAGCTGAACTCCGTGGTGCCGGGCAAGTCCCCTCAGTACATCGCCGAGCAGGCCGGATTCTCCATTCCCGCCGATGCCACGATTCTGGCTGCGGAGTGCAAGGAAGTGGGCGAGATGGAGCCCCTGACGATGGAGAAGCTCGCCCCCGTGCAGGCTGTGCTCAAGGCCAAGGACAAGGACCACGCCTTCGTGATGTGCGAGCAGATGTTGGTACATGGTGCCGGGCACACCGCCGCCATCCATACGGATGACGAGGAGCTCGTGCGCGAGTACGGGCTGCGGATGCACGCGTGCCGCATCATCTGGAACCAGCCGAGCTCGCTGGGCGGCATCGGTGACATCTACAACGCCATCGCCCCGTCCCTGACCCTGGGCTGCGGCTCGTACGGCGGCAATTCCGTGTCCGGCAACGTGCAGGCCGTGAACCTGATCAACGTCAAACGCATCGCTCGGAGGAACAACAACATGCAGTGGTTCAAGATTCCCTCGAAGACCTATTTCGAAGCGAACGCGGTGCGCTACCTGCGCGACATGTACGGCATCCGCAAGGCCGTCATCGTGTGCGACAAGGTCATGGAGCAGCTTGGCATCGTCGACAAGGTCATCGACCAGCTGCGGGCGCGTCCCGAGCTGGTGACCTTCCGCATCATCGACTACGTCGAGCCGGAGCCCAGCGTGGAGACCGTCGAGCGTGGCGCGAAGATGATGCGCGAGGAGTTCGAGCCCGACACCATCATCGCCGTCGGCGGCGGCAGCCCGATGGACGCCGCGAAGATCATGTGGCTGCTGTACGAACACCCCGAGATCTCCTTCGCCGACGTGCGCGAGAAGTTCTTCGACATCCGCAAGCGGGCCTTCAAGATTCCACCGTTGGGCACCAAGGCCAAGCTGGTGTGCATCCCGACATCGTCCGGCACCGGCTCCGAGGTCACGCCCTTCGCGGTCATCACCGACCACAAGACCGGCTACAAGTACCCCATCACCGATTACGCGCTCACGCCCTCGGTCGCGATCGTTGACCCGGTGCTGGCGCGCACGCAGCCGCGCCGCCTGGCCTCGGACGCCGGCTTCGACGCGCTGACGCACACCTTCGAGGCCTACGCCTCGGTGTACGCCAACGACTTCACTGACGCGATGGCCCTGCACGGCGCGAAGCTCGTGTGGGACAACCTCGACAACGCGGTCAACAGCGAGGACCCAGAGACCAGGAAGGCCGCGCAGGAGAAGATGCACAACGCCGCCACCATGGCCGGCATGGCCTTCGGCTCCGCGTTCCTGGGCATGTGCCACGCGATGGCCCACACCATCGGCGCTTTGTGTCACATCGCGCACGGACGCACGAACTCCATTCTGCTGCCCTACGTGATTCGCTACAACGCCGAGGTCCCCGAGGAGCCCACGAGCTGGCCGAAGTACAGCGAGTACATCGCCGCGGAGCGCTATCAGGACATCGCCCGCAACCTCGGTCTCAAGTGCGACACCCCAGAGACCGCCGTCGAGGCCCTGGCCACCGCGGTGGAGGACTACCGTGACAACCGGCTCGGCATGGACCCCACCTTCCAGGCCGCCGGCGTGGACGAGGAGTACTTCTGGAGCGTTCTCGACCAGATCGGCATGCGCGCCTACGAGGACCAGTGCGCACCCGCGAATCCCCGCATCCCCCAAATCGAGGACATGAAGGACATCGCCATCGCCGCCTACTACGGCATCACTCAGGAGGCCGCACACGCCAAGCGCGTCGAGCGTGAAGGCGCCGCAGCCACCGAGGAAGCCTCCGAACGCGCCTGA
- the rpsJ gene encoding 30S ribosomal protein S10, translating to MAGQKIRIRLKSYDHEVIDQSAKKIVETVTNAGATVVGPVPLPTEKNVFCVIRSPHKYKDSREHFEMRTHKRLIDIVDPTPKAVDSLMHIDLPADVNIEIKL from the coding sequence ATGGCGGGACAGAAAATCCGCATCAGGCTTAAGTCCTATGACCATGAGGTCATCGACCAGTCGGCGAAGAAAATCGTCGAGACGGTGACGAACGCGGGAGCAACTGTTGTTGGCCCGGTTCCTCTGCCGACGGAGAAGAACGTGTTCTGTGTTATCCGTTCTCCCCATAAATACAAGGATTCCCGCGAGCATTTCGAGATGCGTACACATAAGCGTCTCATTGATATCGTCGATCCCACACCTAAGGCTGTGGATTCTTTGATGCATATCGACTTGCCTGCGGATGTCAACATCGAAATCAAGCTCTAG
- the rplC gene encoding 50S ribosomal protein L3, whose amino-acid sequence MTSQKTERTALLGKKLGMSQVWDENGFFVPVTLVDVSTNVVTAVKTEETDGYQAVQIGYGQIDPTKVTKPLAGHFAKAGVTPRRHLVEVRTDTTGSFEPGQELTVELLPEGTEVDVTGTTKGKGFAGTIKRWGFKSYRRTHGSHKNERRPGSVGACATPGRILKGKRMAGRMGNDTATVQNLVIVSADAESGILAIKGAVPGPAGSIVVVRSAVKGA is encoded by the coding sequence ATGACTTCACAGAAGACAGAACGCACCGCGCTGCTCGGCAAGAAGCTGGGCATGTCGCAGGTCTGGGATGAGAATGGTTTCTTCGTCCCTGTGACGCTGGTGGATGTGTCCACCAACGTTGTCACCGCGGTGAAGACCGAAGAGACTGACGGTTACCAGGCGGTACAGATCGGCTACGGCCAGATCGACCCCACCAAGGTCACCAAGCCTCTTGCAGGTCATTTCGCCAAGGCCGGTGTCACTCCTCGTCGTCATCTCGTCGAGGTTCGCACCGACACCACCGGTTCATTCGAGCCCGGCCAGGAACTGACCGTCGAGCTGCTCCCTGAGGGAACAGAAGTCGACGTAACCGGAACCACCAAGGGCAAGGGCTTCGCCGGAACCATCAAGCGTTGGGGCTTCAAGTCCTACCGTCGTACACACGGTTCGCACAAAAACGAGCGTCGTCCCGGTTCAGTCGGGGCATGCGCAACGCCAGGCCGCATCCTCAAGGGGAAGCGCATGGCCGGTCGTATGGGTAACGACACCGCCACCGTGCAGAACCTGGTCATTGTTTCGGCTGACGCCGAGAGCGGCATACTCGCTATCAAGGGCGCTGTACCAGGGCCTGCAGGTAGCATCGTGGTCGTCCGTTCAGCAGTGAAGGGAGCCTGA
- the rplD gene encoding 50S ribosomal protein L4, giving the protein MASKTENVTVLNVTDAKGASAGSVDVPEDIFGIASEDIQAHIPLVHQVVVAQLAAARQGTHSVRTRSTISGGGRKPWKQKGTGRARQGSIRSPQWAGGAVVHGPQPRDYSQRTPKKMKAAALRYVISDRANAGRVHVVDFGIADKPSTKTANAVLLQVAENRFSTVVLSRENVNEWLSVRNIPTVHVIFADQLNTYDVVTAEDLVFSKEGLAAFVEAKTGSKTESAKEA; this is encoded by the coding sequence ATGGCAAGCAAAACTGAGAACGTCACAGTTCTGAACGTCACTGACGCCAAGGGTGCCTCCGCAGGTTCTGTGGATGTTCCCGAAGATATCTTCGGCATCGCTTCCGAAGACATTCAGGCTCACATTCCGCTGGTGCACCAGGTTGTTGTGGCTCAGTTGGCCGCTGCACGCCAGGGCACTCACTCGGTACGCACCCGCTCCACCATCTCCGGTGGCGGCAGGAAGCCATGGAAGCAGAAGGGCACGGGTCGTGCTCGTCAGGGCTCCATTCGCTCTCCTCAGTGGGCTGGCGGCGCTGTCGTTCACGGGCCTCAGCCACGTGACTACAGCCAGCGCACCCCGAAGAAGATGAAGGCAGCAGCACTGCGTTACGTGATTTCTGATCGCGCCAATGCGGGTCGTGTGCACGTCGTCGACTTCGGCATTGCTGACAAGCCTTCGACCAAGACGGCCAATGCCGTGTTGCTCCAGGTTGCCGAGAACCGTTTCTCAACCGTTGTCCTTTCACGCGAGAACGTGAACGAGTGGCTTTCCGTAAGGAACATCCCCACCGTACATGTAATCTTCGCCGATCAGCTCAACACGTATGACGTGGTGACAGCCGAGGATCTCGTTTTCTCCAAGGAAGGCCTTGCTGCTTTCGTTGAGGCGAAGACCGGTTCCAAGACCGAATCCGCTAAGGAGGCCTGA
- the rplW gene encoding 50S ribosomal protein L23 — protein sequence MSAIHKPLHDVIIKPVVSEKSYAGSDRGQYTFVVAPTANKVQIKQAIEQIFNVKVTNVNTLNRAGKRQRTRTGFGQRVSQKRAIVTVAEGQTIDIFGN from the coding sequence ATGTCAGCTATCCACAAGCCATTGCACGATGTCATCATCAAGCCAGTAGTTTCTGAGAAGAGCTATGCAGGATCTGACCGCGGCCAGTACACCTTCGTGGTGGCCCCGACCGCAAACAAGGTTCAGATCAAGCAGGCGATTGAGCAGATCTTCAACGTCAAGGTGACGAACGTCAACACCCTTAACCGCGCCGGCAAGCGTCAGCGCACTCGTACCGGTTTCGGCCAGCGTGTTTCTCAGAAGCGCGCAATCGTGACCGTTGCCGAGGGTCAGACCATCGACATCTTCGGCAACTGA
- the rplB gene encoding 50S ribosomal protein L2, protein MAIRTYKPTTAGRRNASVSDFAEITRSTPEKSLLRKLSKTGGRNSYGRITSRHRGGGHKRQYRLIDFKRWDKDGVPAKVAHIEYDPNRSARIALLHFADGEKRYIVAPEGIHQGDVIETGAQADIKPGNNLPLRNIPTGTVVHAIELRPLGGAKIARSAGAAVQLVAKDGAFAQLRMPSGEIRNVDARCRATVGEVGNSDHANLQLGKAGRARWVGKRPITRGESMNPVDHPHGGRTRGGKPPVSPWGKGEVRTRHPKKASNKMIVRRRPNGKNRK, encoded by the coding sequence ATGGCTATCCGCACATACAAGCCGACGACCGCTGGTCGTCGCAACGCCTCGGTCTCGGATTTCGCTGAGATCACGCGTTCAACGCCTGAGAAGTCGCTGCTGAGGAAGCTCAGCAAGACCGGCGGGCGCAATTCATACGGGCGTATCACCAGCCGCCATCGCGGTGGCGGTCACAAGCGTCAGTACCGCTTGATTGATTTCAAGCGTTGGGACAAGGACGGCGTGCCAGCAAAGGTTGCTCATATCGAATATGACCCCAACCGTTCTGCTCGTATCGCACTGCTGCACTTCGCAGATGGTGAGAAGCGTTACATCGTCGCTCCTGAAGGCATTCATCAGGGTGATGTCATCGAGACCGGTGCCCAGGCTGATATCAAGCCCGGCAACAACCTGCCTCTGCGCAACATCCCGACTGGTACCGTCGTTCACGCCATCGAGCTTCGTCCTTTGGGCGGCGCGAAGATCGCTCGTTCAGCAGGCGCAGCAGTTCAGCTGGTCGCCAAGGATGGTGCTTTCGCTCAGCTGCGTATGCCCTCCGGCGAAATCAGGAACGTCGATGCCCGTTGCCGTGCAACGGTTGGCGAGGTCGGCAACTCCGATCACGCGAATCTTCAGCTCGGTAAGGCCGGACGTGCTCGCTGGGTAGGCAAGCGCCCGATCACCCGTGGTGAGTCCATGAACCCTGTCGACCATCCACATGGTGGCCGTACACGCGGTGGTAAGCCACCTGTGTCTCCTTGGGGTAAGGGTGAGGTTCGTACTCGTCATCCAAAGAAGGCTTCGAACAAGATGATTGTTCGTCGTCGTCCCAATGGCAAGAACCGCAAGTAA
- the rpsS gene encoding 30S ribosomal protein S19 yields MTRSIKKGPFVDAHLQKKVDDQNEKGTKNVIKTWSRRSMITPDFIGHTFAVHDGRKHVPVFVTESMVGHKLGEFAPTRTFKGHVKDDKKARR; encoded by the coding sequence ATGACTCGTAGCATCAAGAAGGGCCCATTCGTTGACGCCCACTTGCAGAAGAAAGTCGACGATCAGAACGAGAAGGGCACGAAGAATGTCATCAAGACATGGTCGCGTCGTTCGATGATCACACCTGACTTCATTGGGCACACCTTCGCTGTCCATGATGGTCGCAAGCATGTGCCGGTGTTCGTCACCGAGTCCATGGTTGGCCACAAGCTCGGGGAGTTCGCCCCTACACGTACCTTCAAGGGTCACGTGAAGGATGACAAGAAAGCACGCCGCTGA
- the rplV gene encoding 50S ribosomal protein L22 translates to MEAKAIARHVRVTPRKARRVVNLIRGKQATEAVTVLKFAPQDAAVPVRKVLESAIANARVKADKANEPFRENDLVVRETFVDEGVTLKRFRARAQGRAARINKRTSHITVIVADKEGAR, encoded by the coding sequence ATGGAAGCTAAAGCTATCGCTCGTCACGTACGCGTGACGCCGCGCAAGGCTCGCCGCGTCGTCAACCTCATCCGAGGCAAGCAGGCGACCGAGGCGGTTACCGTTCTCAAGTTCGCTCCTCAGGATGCGGCTGTTCCCGTTCGCAAGGTTCTCGAAAGCGCCATTGCCAATGCCCGCGTCAAGGCGGACAAAGCCAATGAGCCTTTCCGCGAGAATGACCTTGTGGTCAGGGAGACATTCGTGGACGAGGGAGTAACCCTCAAGCGTTTCAGGGCTCGTGCCCAGGGACGTGCGGCGCGCATCAACAAGCGCACCAGCCACATCACAGTCATTGTCGCCGATAAGGAAGGAGCCCGATAA
- the rpsC gene encoding 30S ribosomal protein S3: MGQKINPFGYRLGITEDHRSKWFSDSNKSGERYRDFVLEDDKIRKAMNKDLERAGVSRIIIERTRDRVRVDIHTARPGIVIGRRGAEAERVRAKLEKMTGKQVQLNIFEVKNATIDAQLVAQGIAEQLTNRVTFRRAMRKAQQDAMRAGAKGIRIKLAGRLGGAEMSRSEFYREGRVPLQTLRALIDYGFFEARTTYGRIGVKVWIYKGDMTEREFEEQQAQQGGRQGRRGSDRRPRRGSRPAEAQSQQSAPKGAATATESAPAATEAKE; this comes from the coding sequence ATGGGACAGAAGATTAACCCCTTCGGGTACCGCCTCGGCATCACCGAGGATCACCGCAGCAAGTGGTTCTCCGATTCCAACAAGTCCGGTGAGCGTTACCGTGACTTCGTGCTGGAGGATGACAAGATCCGCAAGGCTATGAACAAGGATCTTGAGCGTGCAGGCGTATCCCGCATCATCATCGAGCGTACGAGGGATCGTGTGCGCGTGGACATCCACACCGCACGTCCGGGCATCGTCATTGGTCGCCGTGGTGCAGAAGCGGAGCGCGTTCGCGCGAAGCTCGAGAAGATGACGGGCAAGCAGGTCCAGCTCAACATCTTCGAAGTGAAGAACGCCACGATTGACGCTCAGTTGGTTGCTCAGGGAATTGCCGAGCAGTTGACCAACCGAGTGACTTTCCGCCGTGCAATGCGCAAGGCTCAGCAGGATGCCATGCGTGCAGGCGCCAAGGGTATCCGTATCAAGCTCGCCGGTCGTCTCGGCGGAGCCGAAATGAGCCGTTCGGAGTTTTACCGCGAGGGACGCGTTCCTCTGCAGACTCTCCGTGCACTCATTGATTACGGTTTCTTTGAAGCTCGTACCACGTACGGCCGCATCGGCGTCAAGGTATGGATTTACAAGGGTGACATGACCGAGCGCGAGTTCGAAGAGCAGCAGGCGCAACAGGGTGGCCGTCAGGGCCGTCGTGGTTCAGATCGCAGGCCGCGCAGAGGCTCACGTCCAGCAGAAGCTCAGTCTCAGCAGAGCGCGCCCAAGGGTGCAGCCACTGCAACCGAGTCGGCTCCTGCCGCAACGGAAGCAAAGGAGTGA
- the rplP gene encoding 50S ribosomal protein L16 — MLIPKRTKYRKQHRPTRRGMSKGGTEIAFGDYGIQALAPAYVTNRQIEAARIAMTRYIKRGGRVWITIFPDRPLTKHALGARMGSGKGAPEFWVANIHPGRVMFEIGGVTDDIAREALRRAIDKLPMKCRIIAREGGDI, encoded by the coding sequence ATGCTTATCCCAAAGAGGACTAAATACCGCAAGCAGCATCGTCCTACACGTAGAGGCATGTCCAAGGGTGGCACCGAAATCGCTTTCGGCGATTACGGCATCCAGGCTCTGGCTCCCGCGTATGTGACCAACCGTCAGATCGAGGCGGCTCGTATCGCCATGACCCGCTACATCAAGCGTGGCGGTCGTGTGTGGATCACGATCTTCCCTGATCGTCCGTTGACCAAGCACGCTCTCGGCGCCCGAATGGGTTCCGGTAAGGGTGCTCCAGAGTTCTGGGTGGCGAATATCCATCCAGGCCGCGTAATGTTCGAGATCGGTGGCGTCACCGATGATATCGCTCGTGAGGCGCTGCGTCGTGCAATCGACAAGCTCCCCATGAAGTGCAGGATTATCGCACGTGAAGGCGGTGACATCTGA
- the rpmC gene encoding 50S ribosomal protein L29 produces the protein MSVGTAEYTIKNLGEKTNVEIEDFLKKSKEELFNLRFQSATSQLDNSARLKAVKRDIARMYTILRERELGISPEPEAAESKTSEAEEK, from the coding sequence ATGTCAGTCGGAACAGCAGAATACACAATCAAGAATCTTGGCGAGAAGACCAACGTGGAGATTGAGGACTTCCTGAAGAAGTCCAAGGAGGAGCTGTTCAACCTCCGTTTCCAGTCGGCCACCAGTCAGCTCGACAACTCTGCACGTTTGAAGGCAGTGAAGCGTGACATCGCCAGGATGTACACCATTCTGCGCGAACGCGAACTGGGCATCAGCCCGGAGCCGGAAGCTGCAGAGTCCAAAACCAGCGAAGCTGAGGAGAAGTAA
- the rpsQ gene encoding 30S ribosomal protein S17: protein MAEKQERNFRKVRRGYVVSEKADKTVTVELEQRSTHPLYGKVVRSNRTVKVHDEQNAAHVGDLVSIMETRPLSKTKRWRLESIVERAK from the coding sequence ATGGCTGAGAAGCAAGAGCGCAACTTCCGCAAGGTTCGTCGTGGATACGTGGTGTCCGAAAAAGCGGACAAGACGGTCACGGTAGAACTCGAGCAGCGTTCGACCCACCCTCTGTATGGCAAGGTCGTCCGTTCAAATCGCACGGTCAAGGTTCATGACGAGCAAAACGCGGCGCATGTTGGCGACCTCGTGAGTATCATGGAAACTCGGCCCCTGAGCAAGACCAAGCGTTGGCGCCTCGAATCCATTGTGGAGCGCGCTAAGTAA
- the rplN gene encoding 50S ribosomal protein L14 produces the protein MIQQESRLHVADNTGAKEILAIRVLGGSKRRYAGIGDVIVASVKDAIPGGSVKKGEVVKAVVVRTVKEHRRNDGSYIKFDENAAVILGSGREPKGTRIFGPVGRELRDKRFMKIVSLAPEVI, from the coding sequence ATGATTCAGCAGGAATCGCGGCTTCATGTCGCCGACAACACGGGTGCCAAGGAGATCTTGGCCATCCGAGTGCTCGGCGGATCGAAGCGACGCTATGCCGGCATTGGCGATGTGATCGTCGCCTCCGTCAAGGATGCAATCCCCGGCGGGTCGGTCAAGAAGGGCGAGGTGGTCAAGGCCGTCGTCGTCCGTACAGTAAAGGAACACCGTCGTAACGATGGTTCCTACATCAAGTTTGATGAGAATGCGGCCGTCATTCTCGGCTCCGGTCGTGAGCCGAAGGGCACTCGTATTTTCGGACCGGTCGGTCGTGAACTGCGTGACAAGCGCTTCATGAAGATCGTGTCTCTCGCACCGGAGGTGATCTGA
- the rplX gene encoding 50S ribosomal protein L24, producing the protein MVAKIRKGDQVKVIRGKDRGKEGTVSSVLSNDRLIVEGVQIVKKHVRATQQGQQSGIVSVEAPIHRSNVMLVDPETKAPTRVGVTVKEEARDGKVKTVRVRVAKKSGKELA; encoded by the coding sequence ATGGTAGCCAAGATCAGAAAAGGCGATCAGGTCAAGGTCATCCGTGGCAAGGATCGCGGCAAGGAAGGCACTGTGTCCAGCGTGCTCTCCAACGACCGTCTGATTGTCGAGGGTGTGCAGATTGTTAAGAAGCATGTGCGTGCTACCCAGCAGGGTCAGCAGTCGGGAATCGTCTCCGTCGAGGCTCCGATTCACCGTTCGAACGTGATGCTTGTCGATCCCGAGACGAAAGCGCCTACCCGCGTGGGCGTGACCGTGAAGGAAGAGGCTCGCGATGGCAAGGTCAAGACCGTGCGTGTTCGCGTAGCCAAGAAATCAGGCAAGGAGCTGGCATGA
- the rplE gene encoding 50S ribosomal protein L5 produces the protein MSDTTVEAPALPRLKQQYNDQIVAELEKEFSYSNPMQVARIEKVVVSMGVGAAARDSKLIEGAITDLTKITGQKPKVTKAKKSVAQFHLREGQAIGAYVTLRGDRMWEFLDRLLNLALPRIRDFRGIDGKQFDGNGNYNFGLTEQSMFHEIDPDEIDHQRGMDITVVTSTKDDQEARVLLKHLGFPFKEN, from the coding sequence ATGAGTGACACTACAGTTGAAGCACCTGCTCTCCCACGTTTGAAGCAGCAATACAACGATCAGATCGTAGCCGAGCTGGAGAAGGAATTCTCCTACTCTAACCCGATGCAGGTCGCTCGTATCGAGAAGGTCGTGGTCTCCATGGGTGTTGGCGCCGCGGCTCGCGACTCCAAGCTTATCGAGGGCGCAATCACGGATCTCACCAAGATCACCGGTCAGAAGCCGAAGGTCACCAAGGCCAAGAAGTCGGTCGCACAGTTCCATCTGCGTGAAGGTCAGGCCATTGGCGCGTACGTCACACTTCGTGGCGACCGCATGTGGGAGTTCCTGGATCGTCTGCTAAACCTGGCTCTGCCCCGTATCCGCGATTTCCGCGGCATCGACGGCAAGCAGTTCGACGGCAACGGCAACTACAACTTCGGTCTTACGGAACAGTCGATGTTCCATGAGATCGACCCTGATGAGATTGATCACCAGCGCGGTATGGATATCACCGTGGTGACCAGCACCAAGGATGACCAGGAAGCTCGCGTGCTGTTGAAGCACCTCGGCTTCCCTTTCAAGGAGAACTGA
- a CDS encoding type Z 30S ribosomal protein S14: MAKTALKNKAAAKPKFKVRGYTRCEVCGRPHSVYRKFGLCRVCLREKAHRGELPGVTKSSW; the protein is encoded by the coding sequence ATGGCGAAAACCGCTCTGAAGAACAAAGCGGCCGCAAAGCCGAAGTTCAAGGTACGTGGCTACACGCGCTGCGAGGTCTGCGGTCGTCCTCATTCCGTATACCGCAAGTTCGGCTTGTGCCGCGTTTGCCTTCGCGAGAAGGCCCACCGTGGCGAACTGCCCGGCGTTACGAAGTCCAGTTGGTAA